In the genome of Aspergillus luchuensis IFO 4308 DNA, chromosome 2, nearly complete sequence, one region contains:
- a CDS encoding TatD family hydrolase (BUSCO:EOG09262X01;~COG:L;~EggNog:ENOG410PKSW;~InterPro:IPR032466,IPR001130;~PFAM:PF01026;~go_function: GO:0016788 - hydrolase activity, acting on ester bonds [Evidence IEA]), translating to MSETNQTDAFPWHLGVFDAHCHPTDTMSSIAEIPQMKVSTLTVMSTRGEDQDLVFQAATSLTQGQESAQSSTTGPVLPCFGWHPWFSHQIIDDVTGSPNIDKDTSPIERKKLHYKKVLTPEPDDDFILSLPDPKPLSELLSESRARLLAYPRSLVGEVGLDRAFRLPKAWTEEEKETRDERMTPGSREGRQLSPYRVQLAHQKAILEAQLRLAGELQRPVSVHSVQAHGAVFDLFKALWSGHERKSASRRERRRRYSVADAHAESDAEDERKQQVPAKPEEKSLPFPPRICMHSYSGPVEPLKQFLHQSNPSDVYFSFSSVINFGGPSSKKVIDVIKALPDDRVLIESDLHTAGQQLDDLLEEIARQICDIRGWDLHQGVQQLGENWKRFVFG from the coding sequence ATGTCCGAGACCAATCAGACTGATGCATTTCCTTGGCACTTGGGGGTGTTTGACGCCCACTGTCACCCCACTGACACCATGTCATCCATTGCGGAAATCCCCCAGATGAAAGTATCGACATTGACAGTCATGTCCACTCGCGGAGAGGACCAAGACTTGGTGTTTCAGGCCGCTACATCCTTGACCCAGGGTCAGGAGTCCGCCCAAAGTTCAACAACAGGGCCTGTGCTCCCGTGCTTTGGCTGGCACCCATGGTTCTCGCATCAAATCATCGACGATGTGACTGGTTCGCCCAATATCGACAAAGATACCTCACCAATTGAGCGGAAGAAGCTGCACTATAAAAAGGTCCTTACTCCAGAGCCAGATGATGACTTCATCCTGTCGTTACCTGATCCAAAGCCGCTGTCAGAGTTGCTGTCGGAGTCTCGAGCACGGTTGCTGGCGTATCCCCGTTCTCTTGTGGGTGAGGTAGGCCTTGATCGTGCTTTTAGGCTTCCCAAGGCGTGGaccgaggaggaaaaagaaactcGGGATGAGCGAATGACCCCCGGGTCGCGCGAAGGTAGACAGCTCTCGCCGTATCGTGTTCAGTTGGCGCATCAAAAAGCCATCTTGGAGGCTCAGTTGCGCCTAGCTGGAGAACTTCAACGACCAGTCTCTGTGCATAGCGTGCAGGCTCATGGGGCGGTCTTTGACCTCTTCAAGGCCCTTTGGTCTGGGCATGAGCGGAAGAGCGCCTCACGGCGGGAGAGACGCCGACGATATAGCGTTGCAGATGCGCACGCAGAGAGCGACGCGGAGGATGAACGAAAGCAGCAAGTGCCAGCAAAGCCAGAAGAAAAGTCTCTCCCATTTCCACCACGGATCTGCATGCATTCTTACTCCGGACCGGTGGAGCCATTGAAGCAATTCCTGCATCAATCCAATCCCTCAGACGTctacttctccttctcttctgtGATAAACTTCGGCGGACCTTCGTCAAAGAAGGTCATCGACGTTATCAAGGCTTTACCTGATGATAGGGTACTCATTGAGAGCGATCTGCATACGGCGGGGCAACAATTGGATGACCTGCTTGAGGAAATCGCTCGACAGATCTGCGATATCCGCGGATGGGATTTACATCAAGGCGTTCAACAGCTTGGTGAAAACTGGAAAAGGTTCGTTTTTGGATGA